A genomic region of Glycine max cultivar Williams 82 chromosome 15, Glycine_max_v4.0, whole genome shotgun sequence contains the following coding sequences:
- the LOC100782673 gene encoding serine/threonine/tyrosine-protein kinase HT1 — MGKLSIKLHDKCKNRKESSSWPLTKCFQHGSGRDDAIGITQEWGIDFSNLFIGHKFSQGAHSQIYHGIYKKEHAAVKFVKVRYNDQKGIPKSLLEAQFLREVTHLPRLHHQNVVKFIGAHKDTDFYCILTEYQQKGSLRVYLNKLESKPISLKRVIDFALDIARGMEYIHAQGIIHRDLKPENVLVDGEIRLKIADFGIACEASKCDSLRGTYRWMAPEMIKGKRYGRKVDVYSFGLILWELVSGTVPFEGLSPIQVAVAVADRNSRPIIPSHCPHVLSDLIKQCWELKPEKRPEFCQIVRVLEQLDQGCSFLPPKKLKQHPLSLRKW, encoded by the coding sequence atgggGAAGTTATCAATCAAATTGCACGATAAGTGCAAGAACCGCAAGGAATCATCATCATGGCCATTAACAAAGTGTTTTCAGCATGGTAGTGGAAGAGATGATGCAATTGGAATTACACAAGAATGGGGTATTGACTTTTCTAATCTCTTCATTGGGCACAAGTTTTCTCAAGGTGCTCATAGTCAAATTTACCATGGTATATACAAAAAGGAACATGCTGCTGTTAAATTCGTCAAGGTTCGATATAATGATCAAAAGGGAATCCCAAAATCCCTTTTAGAGGCTCAATTTTTAAGAGAAGTCACACATCTACCTCGTCTCCACCATCAAAATGTTGTGAAGTTCATAGGCGCACACAAAGACACTGATTTTTATTGCATTCTCACGGAGTATCAGCAAAAGGGATCTTTAAGGGTGTATTTGAACAAGTTAGAGTCCAAGCCAATTTCTCTGAAGAGGGTGATAGATTTTGCTTTGGATATTGCTCGTGGAATGGAGTATATACATGCACAAGGGATCATTCATAGAGACCTTAAACCGGAGAATGTACTTGTTGATGGGGAAATTCGCCTCAAAATTGCTGATTTTGGCATTGCTTGTGAGGCTTCGAAGTGTGACTCCTTGAGGGGTACGTACCGTTGGATGGCGCCAGAGATGATCAAAGGCAAACGCTATGGGAGAAAGGTTGATGTGTACAGTTTTGGGCTTATCTTGTGGGAGTTGGTGAGTGGAACAGTACCATTTGAGGGCTTGAGTCCAATCCAGGTTGCTGTTGCTGTTGCAGATAGGAATTCAAGGCCAATTATTCCTTCACATTGCCCACATGTTTTGAGTGATTTGATAAAGCAGTGTTGGGAATTGAAACCAGAGAAGAGGCCTGAGTTCTGCCAGATTGTTCGAGTTTTGGAGCAATTAGATCAAGGCTGCAGCTTCTTGCCCCCCAAGAAACTCAAGCAACACCCTCTTTCATTACGAAAATGGTAA